The Nocardia sp. NBC_00508 nucleotide sequence CGCGGTCGGGGTCGATCCCAACCCCGCGATGCTCGACGTCGCCCGTGCGCGCGCCGAAGCCGCGGGCTCGCGTGCCCGCTTCATCGAGGGCACCGCCTACCACTTGCCGTTTCCGGATGCTTCGTTCGACGTCGTGCGGTGCGAGCGTGTCTACCAGCATCTCGACGACCCGGCCGCCGCCACCGCAGAAATCGCCCGAGTCCTGCGCCCGGGCGGACGCGTGCTGCTCATCGACAGCGACTGGCACACTGCGATCACCCATCCCGGCGACCCCGACGTGCTCGGTCGCCTGTCCACAGTGATGCTCGCGGCCACACCGAATCCGACGTCGGGCCGAAGACTGCGCGGCCTGCTCACCGCTGCCGGTTTCGCGATCGACGACATGGGCTCGGAGGCGGTGATCTGGGATCCGGAAACCATCCGCCCACTGTTTGCGCAGATGGTCGACGGCGCCCTTGCCGAGGGTGTGATCACCGGGCAGGAGCGCCTCGACCTGGACACTGCGATGGAATCGGGCATCGCGCGAGGCGACTACCACCTCTCGGTCACCATGTTCGCCGTCCTCGCGCACCAACCGGAGTGAGCCGCACCGGCTCTACCGTTGCCGACCCGCATCCGGCCGAATCCTCCCCGCCTCCACCAGCGCCCGCCAGGCAGCCGTCTTGCGCGGGCACTCGCCGACGCGGCAGGCGCGGTGCCGCTGCATCGTCATCTGGGCTTCCACCACACTCATCGCATGTTCGGGTGCGTCGTGCGGGAAACCCATCGGCCAGACCGCAGTGTCCATATCCGTCCGCTCTCGTCGCACTCGTTGCTCGATCTCGACGACACTTCTGCCCTGCGGGAGCCGAACCGGCCACAACCACATCGCAATCCCGATGACCAGCGTCGCGAGCAGAGAAACACCGACGGCGACCGCCAGCACTTGCCACCCGCTCACGGCAACCTCCGGTACAAATGATCGATCGGCAGCAGCGACGGCCACCTATACCCGCGCGGATACATCTGCTCCGGTGTGATCAAATCGCATAGTTCGGTGACCGCACGGGCGAAAGGGTGCGCATGCACCAAGCTCGGCACGATCACCGCAGCCGCGTCCACCACCCGGATATGCTCGACCGTCAACAAAGCCGCAGTTCGGACCGCCGTCGCGAACACGACCACTTCTGCCACGAAATACCCACGCGCAGCGGCTAATTCCCGGATCGCCCCCTCATCCGGCTGCTCGCCTTCTCCGGACACCGCCCGCCGGATCACACCCAACGCGTTCGGCCCCAGCGAAGTCACGGCTGGGCAGCCCTCATCACCGTCCACTTCTTATCTCCCCTGCTCGGCATATTGGTGAGCACCCGCCGCCGGGGAGCCGACGAGAGATGGCGTCAACCCGACGGCGGGGCCGGGCAATAGCCTGCCGCCGGAGCACAGCGCGGCGATTACAGAGCGCTATACCGCGTGTGGGTCGATGCCGAGACTGTGCGCCAAGCTGCGAAGGCGGCCGTCGATCGCTCGACGACGGGCGCGGCGAACAAGCGCCGAAACGGAATCCAGGACCATCGGGTCCATACGAGTGCGTTGCGGATCGACCATTTCGGCTTCCGAGAATGCCCGCACGGCTTCGGAATCGTTGCCTACCGCGGTCAGCGCGTGGCCATAGTCGGTCCAGAAGTAGACGACCCGGTTCGGAGCCCGAACCGGCCGCGGATCGATGGTCCGGGCCACCGTGACAGCCTTGTCGCTGTCACCGAGTTCGCTTGCCACTGATACATGCCAGATCGCCGCGCTGGTCGGGCCGAACCACAGGAGACCGAATCCGCCATCCTCGGTCTCACCGAGTCACCGCGCTTCCGAATAAGCCTCATCGAGCAGGTCGAAGGCGCTACTCGACTGGTCCGCAATCGCATTGCCGATCGCACCCCGGCACAGCAGATTCCCATATGCCTGACGCACACTGGTCGTGCCGAGAAACGGTTGCATCTCCGTCGCGGTGCGGGAAGCCAAACGACCGGCCAACGCGGCATTCTCCGGCGGCATCGCGTTGAGCCTGGAAATCTCCGCCAGCCCGATCCATTCGGGAAGCTCTAGATTCCGGGCACATCGAAGCCCTGCATCCGCGATACCCGCCGCAAGGTCCGGAAAGCCCACACCTTTGACCAGAAACCGGGCGTTGAAAGTCAGTTCCACGAACTCCGGTCCACCGAAGTAGAAAGCGTCACGCAACAGATCGGCCATCCCCGGAGCCAACCCGGCGTAGTCAGCGTTGTTACGCAGAATCGTCGACCGCTCGACCGCTTCGCGCACAGCTTCCCGAGGACGCTCCGGCTTCCGGCGCTCACCAACCGCGATCTCGACATAGGCAGACCTGATATCCGGAATAGCGGCCGTGGCAACAGCCTTGGCCGGATCGGTCGGATCCCCCGGTTGCCCGAGTAGCTGCGCAACAGTGACGTTGAGGGCGCGAGCGATCGCAACCTGCGTCGCCCGCCGGTCCAGCGCACGCTGCCCGCTCTCGATCTGGGAAATGTAGCCCTGTGTCAACCCGGCACGATCCGCCAGCACCTTCTGGCTGATCCCGCCCCGCCGCCTCCGCCAGTACCGGATGCGCTGTCCGGTGTGCTCCATATCTCGAGCGTAGGTGGCCGCACGCACATGTACCAGCCCGAAAGCCGATGGATCGCGACCCCATTCGCACGCAGCAAGCAGCGACGACCTGCAATCCGCATAAGTCTACGAACTGTTTTGGGGCCGTCTCAGCGGGAATCGTCCTTACGCTTGAC carries:
- a CDS encoding helix-turn-helix domain-containing protein, giving the protein MLADRAGLTQGYISQIESGQRALDRRATQVAIARALNVTVAQLLGQPGDPTDPAKAVATAAIPDIRSAYVEIAVGERRKPERPREAVREAVERSTILRNNADYAGLAPGMADLLRDAFYFGGPEFVELTFNARFLVKGVGFPDLAAGIADAGLRCARNLELPEWIGLAEISRLNAMPPENAALAGRLASRTATEMQPFLGTTSVRQAYGNLLCRGAIGNAIADQSSSAFDLLDEAYSEAR
- a CDS encoding methyltransferase domain-containing protein, yielding MPTEPASSPRSAPSFHTDAIPFDRSQSAGDGVPADDPMAMLVGILDLQAALPSIQRIRRWGHDALAVEPGERALDIGAGTGSEVMEFADRVGPDGDAVGVDPNPAMLDVARARAEAAGSRARFIEGTAYHLPFPDASFDVVRCERVYQHLDDPAAATAEIARVLRPGGRVLLIDSDWHTAITHPGDPDVLGRLSTVMLAATPNPTSGRRLRGLLTAAGFAIDDMGSEAVIWDPETIRPLFAQMVDGALAEGVITGQERLDLDTAMESGIARGDYHLSVTMFAVLAHQPE